The Falco rusticolus isolate bFalRus1 chromosome 15, bFalRus1.pri, whole genome shotgun sequence genome has a segment encoding these proteins:
- the ZNF319 gene encoding LOW QUALITY PROTEIN: zinc finger protein 319 (The sequence of the model RefSeq protein was modified relative to this genomic sequence to represent the inferred CDS: inserted 11 bases in 10 codons; deleted 2 bases in 2 codons): protein MSESWQQQQQQPQQPPPPQQHHAGQPPPEHSIPPSTAENPLGCAVYGILLQPDPGLQHHQHAPIQAGEPSHKCGVCGHDLAHLSNPHEHQCLPGHDRSFQCTQCLKIFHQATDLLEHQCIQVEQKPFVCGVCKMGFSLLTSLAQHHNVHNGNAMKCSICEKTYKPPEAEHSQPIDPSEKPYSCSICQKTFKHLSELSRHERIHTGEKPYKCTLCDKSFSQSSHLVHHKRTHSSERPYKCTVCEKSFKHRSHXVRHMYAHSGXHLFKCNVCELHFKESSELLQHPCTPSGXRPFRCGECQKAFKRPSDLRQHERTXSEERPFKCDLCQMSFKQQYALMRHRRTHKAEEPFKCXLCEKGFVQPSHLVYHQHVHGIENLFKCNVCQKGFNQSSELLRHKCVQNAERPFKCAVCNKSYKRASARQKHQLAHCXAEKPLKCRSDERRFFSSSEXVQHRCDPAREKPXKCPDCEKRFKYASDLQASPAVHXGEKPYKCPSCEKXFKQREHLTNTTACTLGRAVQYKCMWCGERFLDLGLLQSTASSTRPRRLPGAACLP from the exons atgtcagaaagctggcagcagcaacagcagcaaccaCAACAGCCGCCACCACCGCAGCAGCACCACGCT GGGCAGCCACCCCCAGAGCACTCCATcccacccagcactgctgaaaacCCCTTGGGTTGTGCCGTCTACGGCATCCTGCTCCAGCCGGACCCTGGtctgcagcaccaccagcacgCCCCCATTCAGGCTGGAGAGCCATCTCACAAATGTGGTGTGTGTGGCCACGACCTCGCTCATCTCTCCAACCCCCATGAGCACCAGTGCTTGCCAGGCCATGACCGCTCTTTCCAGTGTACCCAGTGCCTGAAGATCTTCCACCAGGCCACGGACCTCCTCGAACACCAGTGCATCCAGGTGGAGCAGAAGCCCTTTGTGTGTGGCGTCTGCAAGATGGGCTTTTCCCTCCTGACCTCGCTGGCGCAGCACCACAATGTCCACAACGGCAACGCCATGAAGTGCTCTATCTGTGAGAAGACCTACAAGCCTCCAGAGGCAGAGCATTCGCAGCCTATTGACCCCTCGGAGAAGCCCTACAGCTGCTCCATCTGTCAGAAAACCTTCAAGCACCTCTCGGAGTTGTCCCGACATGAGCGCATCCACACAGGTGAGAAGCCGTACAAGTGCACGCTGTGCGACAAGAGCTTCAGCCAGTCATCCCACCTGGTGCACCACAAACGGACACACAGCTCAGAGCGACCCTACAAGTGCACTGTGTGCGAGAAGAGCTTCAAGCACCGCTCCC TGGTGCGCCACATGTACGCACACTCAG AGCACCTCTTCAAGTGCAACGTCTGCGAGCTGCACTTCAAGGAGTCATcggagctgctgcagcacccctgCACACCCAGCG GACGGCCCTTCCGCTGCGGTGAGTGCCAGAAGGCCTTCAAGCGCCCCTCGGACCTGCGGCAGCATGAGCGCA CCAGCGAGGAGCGGCCCTTCAAGTGTGACCTCTGCCAGATGAGCTTCAAGCAGCAGTATGCACTCATGCGCCATCGCCGCACACACAAGGCCGAGGAGCCCTTCAAGT AACTGTGCGAGAAGGGCTTCGTGCAGCCCTCGCACTTGGTGTACCACCAGCACGTGCATGGCATAGAAAACCTCTTCAAGTGCAACGTGTGCCAGAAAGGCTTCAATCAATCCTCAGAGCTGCTGCGGCATAAATGTGTGCAGAATGCGGAGCGGCCCTTCAAGTGTGCAGTGTGC AACAAGTCCTACAAGCGGGCCTCAGCTCGGCAGAAGCACCAGCTGGCCCACTG GGCTGAGAAGCCACTGAAATGCCGCTCTGATGAGAGAcgtttcttctcctcctccg TTGTGCAGCACCGCTGCGACCCGGCCCGTGAGAAGC CCAAGTGCCCTGACTGTGAAAAGCGGTTCAAGTACGCCTCGGACCTGCAAGCGTCACCGGCGGTGC ACGGCGAGAAGCCCTACAAGTGCCCCTCCTGTGAGA GCTTCAAGCAGCGCGAGCACCTCACAAACACCACAGCGTGCACGCTCGGGAGAGCAGTCCAGTACAAGTGCATGTGGTGTGGGGAACGGTTTCTGGACTTGggcctgctgcagagcacagcgTCCAGCACACGGCCGAGGCGCCTACCAGGTGCTGCCTGCTTGCCGTGA